The Actinocatenispora sera genome has a window encoding:
- a CDS encoding heavy metal translocating P-type ATPase: protein MSTVDSNGPAVELRIGGMTCASCAARVERKLNKLPGVAATVNFATETARVHYPAGTTVQDLIGTVEATGYTAQPPEPPAPAADEPVADERDAAEHSLRTRLLGSAVLTLPVLLLAMVPPLQFNHWQWLALTLTSPVVVWGAGPFHRAALTNLRHGAATMDTLVSLGATVSYLWSLWALFLGGAGGENMRMSLHLFAGSDTGPQLYLEVGAALTTFLLAGRYFEARAKRRAGSALRALLSLGAKDVTVLAADGRERTVPIGQLSVGDRFVVRPGEKIATDGVVESGTSAVDASMLTGESVPVEVGPGDEVVGATVNAGGRLVVTARRVGADTQLAQLGRLVADAQNGKAQVQRLADRISAVFVPAVLVIALGTLVAWLATGRPAAAAVTAAVAVLIVACPCALGLATPTALLVGTGRGAQLGILIKGPEVLESTRRIDTVVLDKTGTVTTGRMTHTDTIAAAGESPAEILRYAGAVEHASEHPIARAVASAAAAAGPLPEVADFAAVAGFGALATVDGRRVVVGRPELLTREGLTVPAELTAAITTAGAHGATAVLAGWDSAARGVLVVSDTVADGAAEAVAALRGLGLRPVLLTGDHEAAARTVAAAVGIDEVHAGVLPAGKADVVAELQRSGRVVAMVGDGINDAAALATADLGIAMGTGTDVAIEASDLTLVAGDLRAAADAIRLSRRTLRTIQGNLFWAFGYNVAAIPLAALGLVTPVLAAAAMAFSSVFVVSNSLRLFRFRAADRPGLAVRTADRRAAAPARG, encoded by the coding sequence ATGTCTACTGTGGACAGTAACGGTCCCGCAGTCGAGCTGCGGATCGGCGGCATGACCTGCGCGTCCTGCGCGGCCCGGGTCGAGCGCAAGCTGAACAAGCTGCCCGGCGTGGCCGCGACCGTCAACTTCGCCACCGAGACCGCCCGGGTGCACTACCCGGCCGGTACCACGGTGCAGGATCTGATCGGCACCGTCGAAGCGACCGGCTACACCGCGCAGCCGCCGGAACCGCCGGCGCCGGCGGCCGACGAACCGGTCGCCGACGAGCGGGACGCGGCCGAACACTCGCTGCGTACCAGGCTGCTCGGCTCGGCCGTGCTCACGCTGCCGGTGCTGCTGCTCGCGATGGTGCCGCCGCTGCAGTTCAACCACTGGCAGTGGCTCGCGCTGACGCTCACCTCACCGGTCGTGGTGTGGGGCGCCGGGCCGTTCCATCGCGCGGCCCTGACCAACCTGCGGCACGGCGCTGCCACCATGGACACGCTGGTCTCGCTGGGCGCGACCGTGTCGTACCTGTGGAGCCTGTGGGCGCTGTTCCTCGGCGGCGCGGGCGGCGAGAACATGCGGATGAGCCTGCACCTGTTCGCCGGCTCCGACACCGGACCCCAGCTGTACCTGGAGGTCGGCGCCGCGCTGACCACCTTCCTGCTGGCCGGCCGGTACTTCGAGGCGCGGGCCAAGCGGCGGGCCGGGTCCGCGTTGCGGGCGCTGCTCTCCCTGGGTGCCAAGGACGTCACCGTGCTGGCCGCCGACGGCCGGGAACGAACCGTCCCCATCGGACAGTTGTCGGTCGGCGACCGGTTCGTGGTCCGGCCGGGGGAGAAGATCGCCACCGACGGCGTCGTCGAGTCCGGTACCAGTGCGGTGGATGCGTCGATGCTGACCGGCGAGTCGGTACCGGTCGAGGTCGGACCCGGCGACGAGGTCGTCGGTGCGACGGTGAACGCGGGCGGGCGCCTCGTCGTCACCGCCCGCCGGGTCGGCGCCGACACCCAGCTGGCGCAGCTCGGCCGGCTGGTCGCGGACGCGCAGAACGGCAAGGCGCAGGTACAGCGGCTGGCGGACCGGATCTCCGCGGTGTTCGTGCCGGCGGTGCTGGTGATCGCGCTCGGCACGCTGGTGGCGTGGCTCGCCACCGGGCGGCCGGCCGCGGCGGCGGTCACCGCAGCGGTGGCGGTACTGATCGTGGCCTGCCCCTGCGCGCTCGGGCTGGCGACACCGACGGCGCTGCTGGTCGGTACCGGGCGCGGTGCTCAGCTCGGCATCCTGATCAAGGGGCCGGAGGTGCTGGAGTCGACCCGGCGGATCGACACCGTGGTGCTGGACAAGACCGGTACGGTCACCACCGGCCGGATGACGCACACCGACACGATCGCCGCCGCTGGCGAGTCGCCGGCCGAGATCCTGCGGTACGCGGGGGCGGTCGAGCACGCCAGCGAACACCCGATCGCCCGCGCCGTGGCGAGCGCCGCGGCCGCAGCGGGGCCGCTGCCCGAGGTGGCCGACTTCGCCGCCGTGGCCGGGTTCGGTGCGCTGGCCACCGTGGACGGCCGGCGGGTCGTGGTGGGCCGGCCGGAGTTGCTGACCCGGGAGGGCCTGACGGTTCCGGCAGAGCTCACCGCGGCGATCACGACCGCGGGCGCGCACGGTGCCACCGCGGTACTGGCCGGCTGGGACAGCGCCGCCCGCGGCGTGCTGGTCGTCTCCGACACCGTCGCCGACGGTGCCGCCGAGGCGGTCGCCGCGCTGCGCGGGCTGGGGCTGCGGCCGGTGTTGCTGACCGGCGACCACGAGGCCGCCGCCCGCACGGTCGCCGCCGCGGTGGGCATCGACGAGGTGCACGCCGGCGTACTGCCGGCCGGGAAGGCCGACGTGGTCGCCGAACTGCAGCGGTCCGGCCGGGTGGTGGCGATGGTCGGCGACGGCATCAACGACGCCGCCGCGCTCGCCACCGCCGATCTCGGCATCGCGATGGGTACCGGTACCGACGTGGCGATCGAGGCGAGCGACCTGACCCTGGTCGCCGGGGACCTGCGCGCCGCAGCGGACGCGATCCGGCTGTCCCGGCGCACCCTGCGCACCATCCAGGGCAACCTGTTCTGGGCGTTCGGGTACAACGTGGCGGCAATCCCGCTGGCCGCGCTGGGCCTGGTCACCCCGGTACTGGCGGCCGCGGCGATGGCGTTCTCCAGCGTGTTCGTGGTGTCGAACTCGCTGCGCCTGTTCCGGTTCCGCGCCGCCGACCGGCCGGGCCTGGCGGTCAGGACAGCAGATCGGCGAGCTGCCGCCCCAGCGCGGGGCTGA
- a CDS encoding class I SAM-dependent methyltransferase, which produces MPEPLAAALADLRTLLTDSDRLVRAVAAGRRRGVTPEVPRVELRPVRIGAGPRLQIVEQDAARPRTRNVAWGADAEAAVAELLARPYGNWHVTGTDATVQLRVTKRGEAQVHRSAGAGTPADTEHDRAKSYLLPPDDELYGVIGGNAAKRRQVDAFLRALDATLPAQLPEPLRVVDLGCGNAYLSFAAYRYLTDRRGAHVQLTGVDIRADQRDRNTALADRLGWADRVSFVAGTIAAAPVDGADVVLALHACDTATDDALARAVRWQAPYVLAAPCCHHELSGQLRDRTDPLLRSAILRERFADVLTDAMRAELLRALGWSVEVVEFVDSAHTPRNVLLRGTRGGVDTAAARTGYQTLSDTWRVSPALGRQLADLLS; this is translated from the coding sequence GTGCCTGAACCACTTGCCGCCGCGCTCGCCGACCTTCGTACCCTGCTGACCGACTCCGACCGGTTGGTACGGGCGGTCGCCGCCGGCCGCCGCCGGGGCGTGACGCCGGAGGTGCCGCGGGTCGAGCTGCGGCCGGTGCGGATCGGGGCCGGCCCCCGGCTGCAGATCGTCGAGCAGGACGCCGCCCGCCCGCGCACCCGCAACGTGGCCTGGGGTGCCGACGCCGAGGCGGCGGTGGCCGAGCTGCTCGCCCGGCCGTACGGGAACTGGCACGTCACGGGCACCGATGCCACCGTGCAGCTGCGGGTCACCAAGCGGGGCGAGGCGCAGGTGCACCGGTCGGCCGGGGCCGGCACGCCGGCCGACACCGAGCACGACCGCGCGAAGAGCTACCTGCTGCCGCCGGATGACGAGCTGTACGGCGTGATCGGCGGCAACGCGGCCAAGCGCCGCCAGGTCGACGCGTTCCTGCGGGCGCTGGACGCGACCCTGCCGGCGCAGCTGCCCGAGCCGCTCCGGGTGGTGGATCTGGGCTGCGGCAACGCCTACCTGAGCTTCGCCGCGTACCGCTACCTGACCGACCGGCGCGGTGCGCACGTGCAACTGACCGGAGTGGACATCCGGGCCGACCAGCGAGACCGGAACACCGCGCTGGCGGATCGGCTCGGTTGGGCGGATCGCGTGTCGTTCGTCGCCGGCACGATCGCCGCCGCACCGGTCGACGGGGCCGATGTCGTGCTCGCCCTGCACGCCTGCGACACCGCCACCGACGACGCGCTGGCGCGGGCGGTGCGCTGGCAGGCGCCGTACGTGCTGGCCGCGCCGTGCTGCCATCACGAGCTGTCCGGCCAGCTGCGCGACCGCACCGATCCGTTGCTGCGCAGCGCGATCCTGCGGGAACGGTTCGCCGACGTGCTGACCGACGCGATGCGCGCCGAGCTGCTGCGCGCGCTGGGCTGGTCGGTGGAGGTGGTGGAGTTCGTCGACTCCGCGCACACTCCGCGCAACGTGCTGCTGCGCGGCACGCGCGGCGGCGTGGACACCGCCGCCGCGCGTACCGGCTATCAGACCCTGTCGGACACCTGGCGGGTCAGCCCCGCGCTGGGGCGGCAGCTCGCCGATCTGCTGTCCTGA
- a CDS encoding alkaline phosphatase family protein — translation MLDAVRRAALDVIVVFDGLAPAAITPERCPWLCSVRDRSSRFTAARAQLPSVTRVNAATLATGVRPGRHGLVGNSIRVRELGLDRAVWTSDRHDLLAVRKACGSILLAPTVGELLAAAGRRTVVVNTGSAGVSLLLDPTAHGGGPGIRVNTRDADPLAEPAWAAGELHARFGAPADDRADQLRYAVDALAYLIEAHQPDVAVLWLTEPDASQHRHGPGSAQSLAALATADAALGRLVDALEALGHADDTNLWVASDHGSSPMTGRVNLAEELAAAGFGRGISCCDDGTSAIWLDDPADPVAERLVAWLRRQPWTGVLFGADGLPDTVPLSLIGAVGPRSPQLFVGYAPGWYSAQAGPTTDAPDWHGCHGSGYRRDVHSVLQVTGPDYRSDVDLTAPAGLIDVLPTIAAGLGIDADFDGRVLTEARPGGPAPAATTTRLALPGARATVNRVAGVSYVDEIVPDR, via the coding sequence GTGCTGGATGCGGTGCGCCGGGCGGCGCTGGACGTGATCGTGGTGTTCGACGGGCTCGCGCCCGCGGCGATCACCCCGGAACGGTGTCCCTGGCTGTGCTCGGTACGCGACCGCAGCAGCCGGTTCACCGCCGCACGCGCGCAGCTGCCGTCGGTGACCCGGGTCAACGCGGCGACCCTCGCCACCGGCGTACGGCCGGGGCGGCACGGGCTGGTCGGCAACAGCATCCGGGTCCGGGAGCTGGGGCTGGATCGCGCCGTGTGGACCTCCGACCGGCACGACCTGCTCGCGGTACGGAAGGCGTGCGGGTCGATCCTGCTCGCGCCGACCGTGGGCGAGCTGCTCGCCGCGGCCGGCCGCCGAACGGTCGTGGTCAACACCGGCAGCGCCGGGGTCTCCCTGCTGCTCGACCCCACCGCGCACGGCGGCGGGCCGGGCATCCGGGTCAACACCCGGGACGCCGACCCGCTCGCTGAACCGGCCTGGGCGGCAGGCGAGCTGCACGCCCGGTTCGGCGCGCCGGCCGACGACCGCGCCGACCAGCTGCGGTACGCGGTGGACGCGCTGGCGTACCTGATCGAGGCGCACCAGCCGGACGTCGCGGTGCTGTGGCTGACCGAGCCGGACGCGAGCCAGCACCGGCACGGGCCCGGTTCGGCGCAGTCGCTGGCCGCGCTGGCCACCGCGGACGCCGCGCTCGGGCGGCTGGTCGACGCGCTCGAGGCGCTGGGCCACGCCGACGACACGAACCTGTGGGTGGCTTCCGACCACGGCAGCTCGCCGATGACCGGCCGGGTCAATCTGGCCGAGGAACTGGCCGCGGCCGGGTTCGGTCGCGGCATCTCCTGCTGCGACGACGGTACGTCCGCGATCTGGCTGGACGACCCGGCCGACCCGGTGGCCGAACGGCTGGTGGCCTGGCTGCGCCGGCAACCGTGGACCGGGGTGCTGTTCGGCGCGGACGGGCTGCCGGACACCGTGCCGCTGTCGCTGATCGGTGCGGTCGGGCCGCGCTCGCCACAGCTGTTCGTCGGCTACGCGCCCGGCTGGTACTCGGCGCAGGCCGGTCCGACCACCGACGCGCCCGACTGGCACGGCTGCCACGGCAGCGGGTACCGGCGGGACGTGCACAGCGTGCTACAGGTGACCGGGCCGGACTACCGGTCCGACGTCGATCTGACCGCGCCGGCCGGGCTGATCGACGTGCTGCCGACGATCGCCGCCGGGCTCGGCATCGACGCCGACTTCGACGGCCGGGTACTGACCGAGGCCCGCCCGGGCGGGCCGGCGCCGGCGGCGACGACGACCCGGCTGGCGCTGCCCGGCGCCCGCGCCACCGTCAACCGCGTCGCCGGGGTGTCCTATGTGGACGAGATAGTGCCGGACCGCTGA
- a CDS encoding heavy-metal-associated domain-containing protein encodes MATQTYTVTGMTCGHCASAVSTELRGLPGVEAVRVDVASGRVEVDANQPLATDAVAAAVDEAGYQLA; translated from the coding sequence ATGGCAACTCAGACATACACCGTCACCGGGATGACCTGCGGCCACTGCGCCAGCGCCGTGAGCACCGAGCTTCGCGGGCTGCCCGGCGTGGAGGCGGTTCGGGTCGACGTGGCGAGCGGCCGGGTCGAGGTCGACGCGAACCAGCCGCTGGCCACCGACGCGGTGGCCGCCGCGGTCGACGAGGCCGGCTACCAGCTGGCCTGA
- a CDS encoding ABC transporter ATP-binding protein, whose translation MATPALLELSGVSRTYGEREALAPIDLKLHARRCVVLLGANGSGKSTLLRIACGRDTPTSGTVRLGGSALTEEDVRVRTQIGVVGDQVGYYPDLTVAEHLHLVAVAHGAGDEADELVAGALVDCRLDEHADALPGSLSSGQTQALLLASVLVRPRRLLVLDEPEQRLDPAARDWLAGVLAAEKQAGTALLIATHHTDLAAAVADRVVVLREGEVVADGKPDRVLAGDIA comes from the coding sequence GTGGCCACACCTGCCCTGCTGGAGCTGTCCGGCGTCAGCCGCACGTACGGCGAGCGCGAGGCACTCGCCCCCATCGACCTGAAGCTGCATGCCCGGCGTTGCGTCGTCCTGCTCGGCGCGAACGGTTCCGGCAAGAGCACGCTGCTGCGCATCGCCTGCGGCCGGGACACCCCGACCAGCGGTACCGTCCGGCTCGGCGGCTCGGCGCTGACCGAGGAGGATGTCCGGGTTCGTACCCAGATCGGGGTGGTTGGCGACCAGGTCGGCTACTACCCGGACCTGACCGTCGCCGAGCACCTGCACCTGGTCGCGGTGGCGCACGGCGCCGGCGACGAGGCGGACGAGCTGGTCGCCGGCGCGCTCGTCGACTGCCGGCTGGACGAGCATGCCGACGCGCTGCCCGGCTCGCTGTCGTCCGGGCAGACCCAGGCGCTGCTACTCGCCTCGGTGCTGGTCCGGCCGCGCCGGCTGCTCGTGCTGGACGAGCCGGAGCAGCGGCTCGACCCGGCCGCCCGGGACTGGCTCGCCGGCGTGCTCGCCGCCGAGAAACAGGCCGGGACGGCACTGCTGATCGCCACCCACCACACCGACCTCGCCGCCGCGGTCGCCGACCGGGTGGTCGTGCTGCGCGAGGGCGAGGTCGTGGCGGACGGCAAACCGGACAGGGTGCTTGCCGGTGACATCGCCTGA
- a CDS encoding DUF6297 family protein, with translation MTSPEPEIPELVTPRPEPVDDLPAGTVRARTRGTLAALRHLRAEHRREAAGNAAFAAYAVVIGLLVYGGALLPWLRRLSSGQQHATDATQLAAAAPPALVALVLLGMLAVARDALWRGPVTLNVPAASWLLPMPIDRGKLLRPRLRNQLILGVVLGAVFGGAIAITLVTGGLASTAFWPLLGAGAGSFAAAGLLAVGLGALIERYRTADRITRILSPIAVLVTIALAVQSALGWYGHTATALVRAETWSGPWGWAVQPLLAVTAGPQSAGTGGATGAAIGAASTPAHPGTLDVPGWPVALLLLIALALMATVYATLIAAGMPARTIRRRARSVAGFTVGLTTMNPRAAALEVREARGRPARMLRLPRPHRAELIIPWRDATALIREPSRLAWAVLLTGVGFLLMALSLGSSNLYLSLALLAAGLVAGYLAAAQLTEPARLDADDPRRAGGLPYSFDHLATRHAVVPLVIAGVLAEIGAVVAVVLTGSVVALLVPVVSVPALVAAALVSAYRGPVPAAAMNGPDTPAGNIGMVTVAGWYAAGPLVAIVLLLPPMHLILGRPTGSSAIEYVLWGLLVAAILLWWSVRRAKARAADTHP, from the coding sequence GTGACATCGCCTGAGCCCGAGATCCCGGAGCTGGTCACGCCGCGACCGGAGCCGGTCGACGACCTGCCCGCCGGTACCGTCCGGGCCCGCACCCGCGGCACCCTCGCGGCGCTGCGCCACCTGCGCGCCGAACACCGCCGGGAGGCCGCCGGCAACGCCGCCTTCGCCGCGTACGCGGTGGTCATCGGCCTGCTGGTGTACGGCGGGGCGCTGCTGCCGTGGCTGCGCCGCCTCTCCAGCGGCCAGCAGCACGCCACCGACGCCACGCAACTCGCCGCCGCCGCGCCACCGGCCCTGGTCGCCCTGGTACTGCTGGGCATGCTCGCGGTCGCCCGGGACGCGCTGTGGCGCGGCCCGGTGACGCTGAACGTCCCGGCCGCGAGCTGGCTGCTGCCGATGCCGATCGACCGCGGCAAGCTGTTGCGGCCCCGGCTGCGCAACCAGCTGATCCTCGGTGTCGTGCTCGGCGCGGTGTTCGGTGGCGCGATCGCGATCACGCTGGTCACCGGTGGCCTCGCCAGCACCGCGTTCTGGCCGCTGCTGGGCGCCGGCGCCGGCTCGTTCGCCGCGGCCGGGCTGCTGGCGGTCGGCCTCGGCGCGCTGATCGAGCGGTACCGCACCGCCGACCGGATCACCCGGATCCTGTCTCCGATCGCCGTACTGGTCACGATCGCGCTGGCGGTGCAGAGCGCGCTCGGCTGGTACGGCCACACCGCCACCGCGCTGGTGCGGGCCGAGACCTGGTCCGGCCCGTGGGGCTGGGCGGTCCAGCCGCTGCTCGCGGTCACCGCCGGACCGCAGTCCGCCGGTACCGGCGGCGCGACCGGTGCCGCGATCGGCGCGGCGAGCACGCCCGCCCACCCGGGCACCCTGGACGTACCGGGCTGGCCGGTCGCGCTGCTGCTGCTGATCGCGTTGGCGCTGATGGCGACGGTGTACGCGACGCTGATCGCGGCCGGCATGCCGGCCCGGACGATCCGCCGCCGGGCCCGCTCGGTCGCCGGCTTCACCGTCGGCCTGACCACCATGAACCCGCGGGCCGCCGCCCTGGAGGTCCGCGAGGCGCGCGGTCGTCCGGCCCGCATGTTGCGGCTTCCCCGGCCACACCGCGCCGAGCTGATCATCCCCTGGCGGGACGCCACGGCGCTGATCCGAGAGCCGTCCCGGCTGGCCTGGGCGGTCCTGCTGACCGGCGTCGGCTTCCTGCTGATGGCGCTGTCGCTGGGCTCGAGCAACCTGTACCTGTCGCTCGCGCTGCTGGCCGCCGGCCTGGTGGCCGGCTACCTCGCCGCCGCGCAGCTGACCGAGCCGGCCCGGCTCGACGCCGACGACCCGCGCCGCGCCGGTGGCCTGCCGTACTCGTTCGACCACCTGGCCACCCGGCACGCGGTGGTACCGCTGGTCATCGCCGGCGTGCTCGCCGAGATCGGTGCCGTGGTCGCGGTGGTGCTGACCGGCTCGGTAGTCGCCCTGCTGGTACCGGTCGTGTCCGTGCCGGCGCTGGTCGCCGCGGCGCTGGTCTCGGCGTACCGCGGTCCGGTGCCGGCGGCCGCGATGAACGGGCCGGACACCCCGGCCGGCAACATCGGCATGGTCACCGTCGCCGGCTGGTACGCCGCGGGCCCGCTGGTCGCGATCGTGCTGTTGCTGCCGCCGATGCACCTCATCCTCGGCCGCCCGACCGGCTCGTCGGCGATCGAGTACGTGCTGTGGGGCCTGCTGGTGGCCGCGATCCTGCTCTGGTGGTCCGTGCGCCGAGCCAAGGCCCGCGCCGCCGACACCCACCCGTAG
- a CDS encoding DsbA family oxidoreductase: MPRPKEPEFSPEPGVLTVYSDIGCPWAGLALHGLRRARHRLGLKRVRIDLRAYPLELLRGTPTPKRRLDAEVPVIGGLDETLGWQQWQGRADEWPVSTLLPMEAVQAAKRPDVGGLAASDELDAALRYAMFGQSRCIALFTEILAVAAECERVNAEALKKAMALGAGRAEAMTQWRNAKDRAVHGSPHVFLPDGSEWHNPGVEVRWTGAEPETGFPVILSYDPTVYDEIVTAATR; the protein is encoded by the coding sequence GTGCCACGACCGAAGGAACCCGAGTTCAGCCCCGAGCCAGGGGTGTTGACCGTCTATTCCGACATCGGCTGCCCGTGGGCCGGGCTGGCACTGCACGGGCTGCGTCGTGCCCGGCACCGCCTCGGCCTCAAGCGGGTACGGATCGATCTGCGCGCCTACCCGCTGGAGTTGCTGCGCGGTACGCCCACGCCGAAGCGCCGGCTGGACGCCGAGGTGCCGGTGATCGGCGGGCTGGACGAGACGCTCGGCTGGCAGCAGTGGCAGGGCCGGGCGGACGAGTGGCCGGTGTCGACGCTGCTGCCGATGGAGGCGGTACAGGCGGCGAAGCGGCCGGACGTCGGCGGCCTCGCAGCGAGCGACGAACTGGACGCCGCGCTGCGGTACGCGATGTTCGGGCAGAGCCGGTGCATCGCGCTGTTCACCGAGATCCTCGCGGTCGCGGCCGAGTGCGAGCGGGTCAACGCGGAGGCGTTGAAGAAGGCGATGGCACTGGGCGCCGGCCGGGCCGAGGCCATGACGCAGTGGCGCAACGCGAAGGACCGGGCGGTACACGGCAGCCCGCACGTGTTCCTGCCGGACGGCTCGGAGTGGCACAACCCGGGCGTCGAGGTGCGGTGGACCGGCGCCGAGCCGGAGACCGGCTTCCCGGTGATCCTCTCGTACGACCCGACCGTGTACGACGAGATCGTCACCGCCGCGACCCGCTGA
- a CDS encoding metal-sensitive transcriptional regulator, with protein sequence MAGYWYSDDKTALLARLRRIEGQIRGLERMVEQDTYCIDVLTQISAATRALQGVALGLLDGHLSHCVAEATAKGGEEAEEKVKEATAAIARLVRS encoded by the coding sequence ATGGCGGGTTACTGGTACAGCGACGACAAGACGGCACTGTTGGCTCGGTTGCGGCGGATCGAGGGGCAGATCCGTGGCCTGGAGCGGATGGTCGAGCAGGACACGTACTGCATCGACGTCCTCACCCAGATCTCGGCCGCGACCCGCGCTCTGCAGGGTGTCGCGCTCGGCCTGCTCGACGGTCACCTGTCACATTGCGTGGCCGAGGCCACAGCAAAAGGTGGCGAAGAGGCAGAAGAGAAGGTCAAGGAGGCCACCGCGGCAATCGCCCGGTTGGTCCGATCCTGA
- a CDS encoding CGNR zinc finger domain-containing protein, giving the protein MADVPAPLEFVESFLNSVDVEGGRDDLRDLPTFRRWLSDHHRPAPADEADLDLARRLRTELRAETATHHGPPAQAESRDRDALDALAVRLPLAVRFTPDGAAVASPTGTGVPAVLGEVLAAVLLAAHDGSWRRMKICPADDCRWVYYDASRNSSRRWCSMRVCGNRNKTRSYRQRTAPA; this is encoded by the coding sequence ATGGCGGACGTGCCGGCACCATTGGAGTTCGTCGAGTCGTTCCTGAACTCCGTCGACGTGGAGGGCGGCCGGGACGACCTGCGCGATCTACCCACGTTCCGGCGCTGGCTGAGCGACCACCACCGCCCTGCGCCGGCCGATGAGGCAGACCTCGACCTGGCCCGCCGGCTGCGTACCGAGCTGCGTGCCGAGACCGCCACCCACCACGGTCCACCGGCGCAGGCCGAGTCCCGGGACCGCGACGCGCTCGACGCCCTCGCGGTACGGCTGCCGCTCGCGGTGCGGTTCACCCCGGACGGCGCGGCGGTAGCCAGCCCGACCGGTACCGGGGTGCCGGCCGTGCTGGGCGAGGTGCTCGCCGCGGTACTGCTGGCCGCGCACGACGGCAGCTGGCGGCGGATGAAGATCTGCCCGGCGGACGACTGCCGGTGGGTCTACTACGACGCGTCCCGCAACTCGTCCCGCCGCTGGTGCTCGATGCGGGTCTGCGGCAACCGGAACAAGACCCGCAGCTACCGCCAACGCACCGCGCCCGCCTGA
- a CDS encoding GNAT family N-acetyltransferase, translated as MAVRLVPPSETLTAPGLLLRRWRSGDVRAIVRAVQASMPELSRWMPWAVEGYGATEARAFLDQGRQQWDESQAFNYAIVRGGDVVGGASLMARVGPGALEVGYWVDSRHTGRGVARRAAAALAAAGLAVPGIDLIEIHHEPANAASAAVPRALGFERVDDIVNEDGRPTGVWQLHAGRLADSRIPDLLDQRRYR; from the coding sequence ATGGCTGTACGGCTCGTTCCGCCCTCCGAGACCCTGACCGCACCGGGACTGCTGCTGCGGCGGTGGCGTTCCGGCGATGTGCGCGCGATAGTGCGGGCCGTGCAGGCCTCGATGCCGGAGCTGTCCCGCTGGATGCCCTGGGCGGTCGAGGGGTACGGCGCCACCGAGGCGCGGGCCTTCCTCGACCAGGGGCGGCAGCAGTGGGACGAGAGCCAGGCGTTCAACTACGCGATCGTGCGGGGCGGCGACGTGGTCGGCGGCGCCAGCCTGATGGCGCGGGTCGGGCCGGGCGCACTGGAGGTCGGTTACTGGGTCGACTCCCGGCACACCGGCCGCGGGGTGGCCCGCCGCGCCGCCGCCGCGCTCGCCGCCGCCGGCCTCGCCGTCCCGGGCATCGACCTGATCGAGATCCACCACGAGCCGGCGAACGCGGCGAGCGCGGCGGTACCGCGGGCGCTGGGGTTCGAGCGAGTCGACGACATCGTGAACGAGGACGGCCGGCCGACCGGCGTCTGGCAGCTGCACGCCGGCCGTCTGGCCGACAGCCGCATCCCCGATCTGCTCGACCAGCGCCGCTACCGCTGA